A genome region from Nicotiana tabacum cultivar K326 chromosome 13, ASM71507v2, whole genome shotgun sequence includes the following:
- the LOC107760720 gene encoding UDP-glycosyltransferase 86A1, with translation MRVEEHPKLHAVMIPLPLQGHINPFTHLAMKLASKGFTITFVNTESTHQHITRAQSLKDDDDNPFSHAQKSGLDIRYAKISDGFPLSFERRAKADQFVEGLIHVFEAHVDDFIEKLILSKPDPPVSCIIADSFHVWASTIAKKYNLFNVSFWTEPATVLTIYYHMDLLKSKGHFGCHDKCEDTIRYIPGVQAIEPADLPSYCQDPDSSTVMPRFVFKCLEDAQKADFVICNTVQELESSAISVIQEKQPFYAIGPVFPASFTKRTISAGLLPESDYTDWLNSKQDGTVLYISFGSLANMSKQDILEIAQGILISKVSFIWVLRHNILGSGERNILPRRFEEETVGRGLVVPWCSQLAVLSHPAVGGFLTHCGWNSILESIWCKVPMVCVPILTDQFTNRKLVVNDWRIGVNLCTGRLIRREEVAENIGRIMSKSDDLRKNIERTKMVLHNALSDEGSSKKNLNQFIEEMKNKILQKK, from the exons ATGAGGGTAGAAGAACACCCAAAGCTGCATGCAGTAATGATACCACTTCCTCTTCAAGGCCATATAAACCCATTCACCCATCTTGCAATGAAGCTTGCTTCAAAAGGTTTTACCATCACCTTTGTCAACACAGAATCAACTCACCAGCACATAACTAGAGCTCAGTCACTTAAAGATGACGACGACAACCCTTTCTCCCATGCACAGAAATCCGGTCTTGACATTCGTTATGCCAAAATTAGTGATGGTTTCCCACTAAGTTTTGAAAGGAGGGCCAAAGCAGACCAGTTTGTGGAAGGTCTTATTCATGTTTTCGAAGCTCATGTGGATGACTTCATTGAAAAACTAATCCTTTCGAAACCAGACCCGCCCGTTTCGTGTATAATAGCTGACAGTTTCCACGTATGGGCATCAACgattgccaaaaaatataatctttTCAACGTTTCATTCTGGACTGAACCAGCAACAGTGCTTACTATCTACTATCACATGGACCTGCTCAAGAGTAAAGGCCATTTCGGATGTCATG ATAAGTGTGAAGACACAATTAGATACATACCAGGAGTTCAAGCCATTGAACCAGCAGATTTACCTTCATATTGTCAAGATCCTGATTCAAGCACCGTGATGCCCCGTTTTGTGTTCAAGTGTCTTGAAGATGCGCAGAAAGCAGATTTTGTCATCTGCAACACAGTGCAAGAGCTAGAGTCCTCGGCTATCTCAGTCATACAAGAGAAGCAGCCATTCTATGCAATTGGGCCGGTCTTCCCAGCAAGCTTTACCAAGAGAACAATTTCAGCAGGCCTGCTGCCAGAGTCAGATTACACCGACTGGCTCAATAGCAAACAAGATGGTACAGTGTTATACATCTCATTTGGTAGTCTTGCTAATATGAGTAAACAGGATATTCTGGAAATAGCACAGGGCATTTTAATAAGTAAGGTGAGTTTCATTTGGGTGCTACGTCACAATATCCTAGGTTCTGGTGAAAGAAACATTTTGCCTCGTAGATTTGAGGAAGAAACAGTAGGTAGAGGACTGGTTGTGCCGTGGTGCTCTCAACTAGCAGTACTATCACATCCAGCAGTTGGAGGGTTTTTGACTCATTGTGGTTGGAATTCAATCTTGGAAAGCATATGGTGTAAAGTTCCAATGGTGTGTGTTCCTATTTTAACAGATCAATTTACTAATAGGAAATTAGTGGTCAATGATTGGAGGATTGGTGTGAATCTTTGCACTGGAAGATTAATCAGGAGGGAGGAAGTAGCGGAGAATATTGGAAGGATAATGAGTAAATCAGATGATTTGAGGAAGAATATAGAGAGAACAAAGATGGTCCTTCACAATGCACTGTCTGATGAGGGATCTTCAAAGAAGAATCTCAACCAATTCATAGAAGAAATGAAGAACAAGATTCTTCAGAAAAAATGA
- the LOC107760721 gene encoding uncharacterized protein LOC107760721, whose amino-acid sequence MEPREEGEITKAAAENYYSKDFEWDQLRHEIENDPSLVHHLLPFPQNQHTLSTSEDSEAWNNFHNLQNSTGKFFKERRYLLKEFPELACCGECSTVLEVGCGNGSTALPILRGNKSISLYACDCSKEALERAKENIEAANIILAKERFYPFQCDFSVSGFPNWLVCTSCRESFSQKQNMCSLDARRCSKQDFPDPPISAKNDSCIGGVDFVTLIFTLSAVPLHRMSRAIAECCSVLKPGGLLLFRDYGLYDMTMLRFEPEQRVGYREYMRSDGTRSYFFCLDSVRDLFCGTGFTELELEYCCVQSVNRRNGKIMRRVWIHGKFQKPHVYVGS is encoded by the exons ATGGAACCAAGAGAGGAAGGAGAAATTACTAAGGCAGCAGCAGAAAACTACTATAGCAAAGACTTTGAATGGGACCAACTTCGGCACGAGATCGAAAACGATCCTTCTCTTGTCCACCACTTGCTTCCTTTTCCCCAAAATCAACATACCCTTTCTACTTCAGAAGATTCTGAAGCATGGAACAACTTCCACAATCTCCAGAATTCCACTGGCAAATTCTTCAAG GAGCGGCGGTACTTGCTTAAGGAATTCCCTGAGCTAGCCTGTTGCGGGGAATGCTCGACAGTTTTGGAGGTTGGATGTGGAAATGGTAGTACAGCTCTGCCAATATTACG TGGAAACAAGAGCATCTCTCTGTATGCCTGTGACTGCAGCAAAGAGGCTCTTGAGAGGGCTAAAGAGAATATTGAAGCTGCTAATATAATCTTGGCTAAAGAACGGTTTTATCCATTCCAATGTGATTTCTCTGTGAGTGGATTTCCAAACTGGTTAGTCTGCACTTCTTGCCGTGAAAGTTTCTCTCAGAAGCAGAATATGTGCTCCTTAG ATGCAAGAAGATGCAGTAAGCAAGATTTCCCTGATCCACCGATATCTGCCAAGAACGATAGCTGCATTGGGGGAGTAGATTTTGTTACCCTC ATATTTACGCTATCAGCAGTGCCACTTCACAGGATGTCAAGAGCAATCGCAGAATGCTGTTCTGTTCTAAAGCCCGGAGGCCTGTTGTTATTCAGGGATTACG GTCTTTATGATATGACCATGCTTCGGTTCGAGCCGGAACAAAGAGTAGGATACAGAGAGTACATGCGTTCTGATGGAACAAGGTCTTATTTCTTTTGCTTGGATAGTGTAAGAGATCTCTTCTGTGGCACAGGATTCACTGAG CTTGAGCTTGAGTATTGCTGTGTCCAGTCAGTGAATCGACGGAATGGGAAGATCATGCGAAGAGTGTGGATTCATGGGAAGTTCCAGAAGCCACATGTCTATGTAGGTTCATAA
- the LOC107760719 gene encoding protein EIN4: MLAMLRWLFLGLLISLVIISVSANDNELFGCCDEDGFWSISTILECQKVSDFFIAVAYFSIPLELLYFISRSNLPFKWVLVEFVLFIVLCGLTHLLNGWTYGPHPSFQLILSLTVAKILTALVSCATAITLLTLFPLLLKIKVRELFLAQNVLELDQEVVIMKKQTEASMHVRMLTQEIRKSLDKHTILYTTLVELSKTLKLQNCAVWMPNESRSQMNLTHELSPSSAAESHRSLPINDPDVLEITKNKGVRILRQDSVLAVSSSGGSGEPCAVAVIRMPLLRASDFKGGTPELVDTRYAILVLVLSSADGRVWSYNEMEIVEVVADQVAVALSHATVLEESQTMREKLEMRNRVLQKAKENAMKASQARASFQKVMNNGMRRPMHSILGLLSIFQDEKSSADQKIIVETMVKTSTVLSTLINDAMEISAKDDGRFPVEMRPFQLHLLVREASCLVKCLCVYKGFGFSTDVPTSLPNQVMGDEKRTFQVLLHMVGHLLNVSVGKGSVVFRVVIETGADGGNDKVWGTRRANATDEYVTIKFEIEVSLEGTQSDSSISTIHFGGSRHNSKEVTEGLSFSMCKKLVQMMQGNIWMSSNAQGHAQGMTLILRFQKQSSFRKRMFEYRNPLEQPISSTMFRGLNVLLADDDDVNRLVTRKLLEKLGCQVTAVSTGFQCLNALGPPLTTFQVVVLDLQMPEMDGFEVALRVRKFRSRSWPLIIALTASSEEHVWERCLQVGMNGLIRKPVLLQGLADELQRVLQRGGVDGL; encoded by the exons ATGTTGGCAATGTTAAGGTGGTTGTTTTTGGGACTGTTGATTTCTTTGGTCATTATATCTGTTTCAGCTAATGATAACGAACTCTTTGGTTGCTGTGATGAAGATGGTTTTTGGAGCATAAGTACCATTTTAGAGTGCCAAAAAGTGAGTGACTTCTTTATTGCTGTTGCTTACTTTTCAATCCCTCTTGAGTTGCTTTACTTCATTAGCCGCTCCAATCTTCCTTTTAAATGGGTTCTAGTCGAATTCGTGTTGTTTATAGTTCTTTGTGGATTGACACATTTGCTCAATGGATGGACTTATGGTCCTCACCCTTCATTTCAATTGATATTGTCCCTAACAGTTGCCAAAATCCTTACTGCCCTTGTCTCTTGTGCAACTGCAATTACCCTTTTGACTCTGTTCCCTCTTCTCCTTAAGATAAAAGTCAGAGAATTGTTCTTGGCACAGAATGTTTTAGAGCTAGATCAAGAGGTTGTTATTATGAAGAAACAAACTGAGGCAAGCATGCACGTCCGTATGTTGACGCAAGAAATTAGGAAGTCACTTGATAAGCACACAATATTGTACACTACTCTGGTTGAACTTTCGAAAACATTGAAGCTGCAGAATTGTGCAGTTTGGATGCCAAATGAAAGTAGGTCACAAATGAACTTGACACATGAGTTAAGCCCTAGTTCTGCAGCAGAATCTCATCGTTCGCTCCCAATTAATGATCCGGATGTGTTAGAGATAACAAAGAACAAGGGGGTAAGGATACTGAGGCAAGATTCGGTTCTTGCAGTTTCGAGCAGTGGAGGATCTGGTGAACCATGTGCTGTTGCAGTAATTCGGATGCCATTGCTTCGTGCATCGGACTTCAAAGGTGGGACTCCAGAGTTGGTTGACACTCGTTACGCCATTTTAGTGTTGGTACTTTCGAGTGCTGACGGTAGAGTCTGGAGCTATAATGAGATGGAGATAGTAGAAGTAGTTGCTGATCAGGTGGCCGTGGCATTATCACATGCCACTGTGCTTGAAGAGTCTCAGACAATGAGGGAGAAGCTAGAAATGAGGAATCGTGTGCTGCAGAAGGCTAAAGAGAACGCTATGAAGGCAAGCCAGGCAAGAGCTTCGTTTCAGAAGGTGATGAACAATGGGATGAGGCGGCCGATGCACTCAATTTTGGGTTTGCTCTCCATATTTCAAGATGAGAAATCAAGCGCTGACCAGAAGATTATTGTTGAGACAATGGTGAAAACAAGCACTGTTCTCTCGACGTTAATAAATGATGCGATGGAGATATCGGCCAAAGATGACGGACGGTTCCCAGTAGAAATGAGGCCGTTTCAGTTGCATTTACTGGTCAGGGAGGCCTCTTGTCTTGTTAAGTGCTTGTGCGTTTACAAGGGGTTTGGGTTTTCTACGGATGTTCCGACTTCTTTGCCTAATCAGGTGATGGGCGATGAAAAGAGAACGTTTCAAGTTTTGCTGCATATGGTTGGACATTTATTAAACGTCAGTGTCGGAAAAGGCTCTGTTGTGTTCAGAGTGGTTATAGAGACTGGAGCAGATGGTGGGAATGACAAAGTTTGGGGAACAAGAAGAGCAAACGCGACAGATGAATATGTGACtataaaatttgaaattgaggttagtcttgaagGCACTCAATCAGATAGCTCAATCTCCACCATTCACTTTGGTGGAAGTAGGCATAATAGCAAGGAGGTAACAGAGGGTTTGAGTTTCAGCATGTGCAAAAAGCTTGTCCAG ATGATGCAGGGAAATATATGGATGTCTTCGAACGCGCAGGGCCACGCACAAGGGATGACTCTTATCCTCAGATTTCAAAAACAGTCGTCTTTTAGGAAACGCATGTTTGAATATAGAAATCCTTTGGAGCAACCAATTTCCAGCACAATGTTCAGAGGCCTAAATGTACTCCTCGCGGACGACGATGATGTAAATAGACTGGTAACAAGAAAGCTGCTAGAAAAACTAGGTTGCCAAGTAACTGCTGTTTCAACTGGTTTTCAATGCCTAAATGCACTAGGTCCTCCATTAACAACCTTTCAAGTTGTCGTTTTGGATCTTCAAATGCCAGAAATGGATGGATTTGAAGTGGCATTGAGAGTGCGCAAATTTCGCAGCCGTAGTTGGCCGTTGATCATAGCCTTAACCGCAAGTTCAGAGGAACATGTATGGGAAAGATGCCTACAGGTTGGAATGAATGGTCTAATAAGGAAACCTGTTCTCTTACAAGGCTTGGCTGATGAACTTCAAAGAGTCCTTCAACGGGGTGGTGTCGATGGCTTGTGA